One window of the Trifolium pratense cultivar HEN17-A07 linkage group LG2, ARS_RC_1.1, whole genome shotgun sequence genome contains the following:
- the LOC123908135 gene encoding serine/threonine/tyrosine-protein kinase HT1-like — MMEENTTSSWLRRAKYSQTVCHRLDASSLNATPIRVQLEEISKPSSNVKKNLLTNKQRSLSPLPRTSVNDVFREARHEAKRFSTPGPRRDNKRIMGKVSNKDTRESLPKVSSANSLLNSQNQQRVVSKNNSKDGSWSKYLENGSGGGRKVTALETAEEWTIDMSKLFLGHKFAHGAHSRLYHGVYKEESVAVKIIRAPDEDENGDLTAKLENQFIREVTLLSRLHHRNVIKFIAASRNPPVHCIITEYLSEGSLRAFLHKLEHKTISLEKLIAFALDIARGMAYIHSQGVIHRDLKPENVLIDEDFHLKLADFGIACEESICDLLADDPGTYRWMAPEMIKRKSYGRKVDVYSFGLILWEMLTGTIPYEDMNPIQAAFAVVNKKLRPIIPPDCPPAMRALIEQCWSLQPDKRPDFWQIVKVLEQFESSIARDGTLSLVQNPRCCQDQKKGLLHWIQKLGPVQNSGPKPKPKFT; from the exons ATGATGGAGGAAAATACTACTAGTTCATGGTTAAGGCGAGCGAAATACTCTCAAACAGTGTGTCATCGTTTGGATGCATCTAGTTTGAATGCTACTCCGATCCGCGTTCAATTGGAAGAAATTTCGAAACCTTCTTCAAATGTTAAGAAAAACCTTTTAACCAACAAGCAGAGATCTTTGTCGCCATTGCCTAGAACTTCTGTTAATGATGTCTTTAGGGAAGCCAGACATGAAGCGAAGAGGTTCTCGACACCAGGTCCTAGGAGGGATAACAAGAGGATTATGGGAAAGGTGTCGAATAAGGATACTCGGGAATCATTACCCAAGGTATCGAGTGCAAATTCACTTTTGAACAGTCAGAATCAGCAAAGGGTGGTGTCCAAGAACAATAGCAAGGATGGTTCATGGAGTAAGTATCTTGAAAATGGTAGTGGCGGTGGTAGAAAGGTTACTGCTTTGGAAACAGCCGAGGAATGGACTATTGACATGTCTAAGCTGTTTCTTGGCCATAAGTTCGCTCATGGCGCTCATAGTAGGCTGTATCATGGTGTATATAAGGAAGAGTCTGTAGCTGTTAAAATCATTAGGGCACCCGACGAAGATGAAAATGGAGACTTGACTGCTAAATTAGAGAATCAGTTCATTAGAGAGGTCACCCTTTTATCCCGCCTCCACCATCGAAATGTTATAAAG TTCATAGCTGCAAGCAGAAACCCGCCTGTTCATTGTATTATCACAGAATATCTATCTGAAGGTTCCTTGAGGGCATTTTTGCATAAGTTGGAGCACAAAACTATTTCTCTCGAGAAGCTAATAGCTTTTGCTCTCGATATTGCTCGTGGAATGGCATATATACACTCTCAAGGTGTCATTCATAGAGATCTTAAACCAGAGAATGTCCTTATTGATGAAGACTTTCACCTTAAACTTGCCGATTTCGGCATTGCTTGTGAGGAGTCAATCTGTGACTTATTGGCGGATGATCCCGGCACCTACCGTTGGATGGCACCTGAAATGATCAAACGAAAATCCTACGGGAGAAAGGTTGATGTCTACAGTTTTGGGCTTATCTTATGGGAAATGTTGACGGGAACAATTCCATATGAGGATATGAATCCAATCCAGGCTGCTTTTGCAGTTGTTAATAAG AAATTAAGGCCAATTATTCCTCCAGACTGCCCACCTGCAATGCGAGCTTTAATCGAGCAATGTTGGTCGTTGCAACCAGATAAGAGACCTGATTTCTGGCAAATCGTAAAGGTGTTGGAGCAATTTGAATCTTCTATTGCCCGTGACGGAACTCTGAGTCTGGTGCAGAACCCTCGTTGTTGCCAAGATCAAAAGAAAGGACTTCTTCATTGGATTCAAAAGCTTGGTCCTGTTCAAAATAGTGGCCCTAAGCCTAAACCAAAGTTCACATGA
- the LOC123910045 gene encoding L-type lectin-domain containing receptor kinase VII.1: MTRHKNSQHLLLHLLSTIFFLHFNSISTIDFIFNGFNSSNVLLFGNATIDSQILTLTHHQSFSIGRALYPQKIPTKNSSFVYPFSTSFIFSMAPFEDTLPGHGLVFIFTPVKGIQGTSSAQHLGLFNLTNNGNSNNHVFGVEFDVFMNQEFDDINNNHVGIDINSLKSYVSHDVGFWPDDGKSEKDKFFKKLKLNNGENYQVWIDYEDSLINVTLAKLGMKKPIRPLLNVSLNLSDVFEDEMFVGFTSSTGQLVESHKILAWSFSNTNFSLSDELITIGLPSFVLPKDSIFKSKGFVAGFSVLVFFIVCVLVLLVLFLIQKKRKREKKRSEMEDWELEYWPHRMSYEEIESSTKKFSEENVIGVGGNGKVYMGVLRGGVMIAVKNISHENDGLREFLAEISTLGRLKQRNLVGLRGWCKKNAGNFLLVYDYMENGSLDKRVFDCDESKMLNYEDRIRIIKDVAYAILYLHEGWEVKVVHRDIKASNVLLDKDMNAKLGDFGLARMQNHGQIASTTKLVGTVGYMAPEVIKTGRASTQTDVYMFGILILEVMCGRRPLEEGKEPLVEFVWKLMVQGELVCALDQRLRAKGEFSLQEMERVLHLGLLCAYPEPKSRPTIRQVLNILEGKNEGVEESEIENMDSYLLKQLKSRDILAEYSHYFSYASHPTFQDIRQLSPTSFTWSGSLVKGR, translated from the coding sequence ATGACCAGACACAAAAACTCTcaacatcttcttcttcatcttctctcaACAATTTTCTTCCTTCATTTCAACTCAATCTCCACCATTGATTTCATCTTCAACGGCTTCAATTCTTCAAACGTTCTTCTCTTTGGCAATGCAACAATCGATTCTCAAATTCTAACACTTACCCATCATCAATCTTTCTCTATTGGTCGTGCTCTTTACCCACAAAAAATTCCCACAAAAAACTCTTCTTTTGTATACCCTTTTTCCACTTCCTTCATCTTTTCAATGGCACCTTTTGAAGACACTCTTCCTGGTCATGGTTTAGTTTTCATCTTCACACCTGTTAAAGGAATCCAAGGTACAAGTTCAGCTCAACATCTTGGTCTTTTTAATCTAACTAACAATGGAAATTCCAACAACCATGTTTTTGGTGTTGAATTTGATGTTTTCATGAATCAAGAATTTGATGACATTAATAACAACCATGTTGGAATTGACATAAATTCTCTCAAGTCTTATGTTTCTCATGATGTTGGGTTTTGGCCTGATGATGGAAAAAGTGAAAAAGATAAgttttttaagaaattgaagTTGAATAATGGTGAAAATTATCAAGTTTGGATTGATTATGAAGATTCTCTAATTAATGTTACATTAGCAAAATTGGGTATGAAAAAACCTATTAGACCATTGTTGAATGTTTCTCTTAATTTATCTGATGTTTTTGAAGATGAAATGTTTGTTGGTTTTACTAGCTCAACAGGTCAATTAGTTGAAAGTCATAAGATTTTAGCTTGGAGTTTTAGCAATACAAATTTTTCATTGAGTGATGAACTTATTACTATTGGACTACCCTCTTTTGTTCTTCcaaaagattcaatttttaagTCCAAAGGGTTTGTTGCCGGATTTAGTGTACTAGTTTTCTTTATTGTttgtgttttggttttgttgGTACTGTTTTTGATtcaaaagaagagaaagagagaaaagaagagaagTGAAATGGAAGATTGGGAGTTAGAGTATTGGCCACATAGAATGTCTTATGAAGAAATAGAATCTTCCACAAAGAAGTTCTCTGAGGAAAATGTGATTGGAGTTGGTGGGAATGGAAAAGTCTACATGGGTGTTTTAAGAGGAGGTGTTATGATTGCTGTGAAAAACATTTCTCATGAGAATGATGGTTTGAGAGAATTTCTTGCAGAAATTTCAACTCTTGGAAGGTTAAAGCAAAGGAATTTAGTAGGGTTAAGAGGTTGGTGTAAGAAAAATGCTGGAAATTTCTTATTAGTTTATGATTATATGGAAAATGGAAGTTTAGACAAAAGGGTTTTTGATTGTGATGAGAGCAAGATGTTAAACTATGAAGATAGAATAAGGATTATTAAGGATGTTGCTTATGCTATCTTGTATTTGCATGAAGGGTGGGAAGTAAAAGTGGTGCATAGGGACATTAAGGCTAGCAATGTTTTACTTGATAAAGATATGAATGCAAAGttaggtgattttggtttagctAGAATGCAAAATCATGGTCAAATTGCTAGCACAACAAAGTTAGTTGGAACGGTCGGTTACATGGCTCCTGAAGTGATCAAAACCGGTAGAGCTTCGACTCAAACCGATGTTTACATGTTCGGTATCTTGATTTTAGAGGTTATGTGTGGAAGGAGACCATTAGAAGAAGGTAAGGAACCTTTGGTGGAGTTTGTTTGGAAACTTATGGTACAAGGGGAACTTGTTTGTGCACTTGATCAGAGGTTAAGGGCTAAAGGTGAATTTAGTTTGCAAGAAATGGAGAGAGTGTTACACTTAGGTTTGTTGTGTGCATATCCTGAACCAAAATCTAGGCCAACAATTAGACAAgttttgaatattttagaaGGGAAGAATGAGGGAGTTGAAGAGTCAGAGATTGAGAATATGGATAGTTATTTGCTTAAACAGTTAAAATCAAGGGATATATTGGCTGAATATTCTCATTATTTTAGCTATGCATCACACCCAACTTTTCAAGATATTCGTCAATTATCACCAACATCTTTCACTTGGTCCGGATCTTTAGTTAAGGGGAGGTGA
- the LOC123904509 gene encoding uncharacterized protein LOC123904509, whose translation MRRITTSVSTLTKNVTSWLQVEMEDQSLDTSFEFGFDGINHGLVMSIDNHCHSLFDLDDDVDGDLEQKNRCFWATQHQGLETNVYKTSSLETKIRNATKEAINEIESSAESGTLCVCSRKMGGTSCRICLLREVSKRLQKAGFNSAICKTKWKSSSDIPPGEHTFLDVRDNTNPKKGEVRVMIEVNFKAEFEMAKGSDEYKKLIKKLPEVFVGKEERLSNLIKILCMAAKKCMKDKKMHMGPWRKQKYMEAKWLGPCERNTSITSLPIGYAERIITKPKSRASMLTIDLLEKLPTLHCTTVKVL comes from the exons atGAGAAGAATCACTACTAGTGTTTCAACATTGACCAAAAATGTTACTAGCTGGTTACAAGTTGAAATGGAAGACCAATCCTTAGATACTAGTTTTGAGTTTGGATTTGATGGTATTAATCATGGTCTTGTGATGTCTATTGATAATCATTGTCATTCACTTTTTGATTtggatgatgatgttgatggtgATCTTGAACAAAAAAATCGATGCTTTTGGGCCACCCAGCATCAAGGATTGGag ACAAATGTATACAAAACAAGTTCTTTGGAGACAAAGATAAGGAATGCCACCAAAGAAGCAATTAATGAAATAGAAAGCTCAGCTGAAAGTGGAACATTGTGTGTCTGCAGCAGAAAGATGGGTGGCACCAGTTGCAGAATCTGCTTATTGAGAGAAGTTTCTAAGAGGCTTCAAAAAGCTGGTTTCAATAGTGCTATTTGCAAAACTAAATGGAAAAGTTCATCGGATATTCCACCTG GAGAACACACATTTTTGGATGTGAGAGACAATACAAATCCAAAGAAAGGTGAAGTAAGGGTGATGATAGAGGTGAATTTCAAAGCTGAGTTTGAGATGGCAAAGGGAAGTGATGAATACAAGAAACTAATAAAGAAGCTGCCAGAAGTGTTTGttggaaaagaagaaagattgagCAACTTAATCAAAATTTTATGCATGGCAGCCAAAAAATGCATGAAggataaaaaaatgcatatggGGCCATGGAGGAAGCAAAAGTACATGGAAGCTAAATGGTTAGGTCCATGTGAAAGGAACACTTCAATAACTTCTCTTCCAATAGGATATGCTGAAAGGATCATAACAAAGCCAAAATCAAGGGCATCCATGTTGACTATTGATTTATTGGAGAAACTTCCAACATTGCATTGCACAACTGTTAAGGTTCTCTAA
- the LOC123909098 gene encoding 3-ketoacyl-CoA synthase 15-like, protein MSNENEEFSTEILQRGVENTGPNDGPISFSVRVRPRMPDFLSSVNLKYVKLGYGYLINHRLYLLFAPPLLAILINHIGKFTWEDLFVKYNITEAVFISGLVFLMLYLYIDSTPRSTYLLDFSCFRPSNEYKVSKAEFIELAKRSGNFNDTAIKFQEQVLKKSGIGDETYLPKGVFRPGYTSSLKDGREELSLVMFGAIKDLLVTTKVKPKDIKILIVNCGILNTTPSISSMVINHFKLRSDIHSFNLGGMGCAAGITAIDLAKDLLDAYPRSYALVVSTEAVSYSWYSGNDSDMLIPNCFFRMGAAAIMLSNFRLDRWRAKYELKQLVRTHKGIDNKSYKSIHQREDKEGKKGLSISKDVIEIGGHALKANITTLGPLVLPVSEQLHFFTNLLFKKKKSKPYIPDFKLAFEHVCALATSKKVLDEIQKNLELTEEYMEASRKTLERFGNTSSSSNWYELAYLEFNKRIKKGDRVCQIAFGSGFMCNSVVWKALRNVGKPKQSPWIEDEN, encoded by the exons ATGtcaaatgaaaatgaagaattTTCTACTGAAATTTTACAAAGGGGTGTTGAAAACACTGGCCCAAATGATGGCCCAATTTCATTCTCTGTTAGAGTAAGGCCTAGAATGCCAGATTTCCTTAGTTCTGTTAATCTAAAATATGTGAAATTGGGTTATGGTTATCTCATTAACCATCGCTTGTATTTACTGTTCGCACCCCCTTTGCTTGCTATCTTGATTAATCATATTGGAAAGTTCACTTGGGAAGATCTCTTTGTCAAATATAACATCACTGAAGCTGTATTTATCTCTGGACTTGTGTTCCTTATGCTCTATTTATATATTGATTCTACACCCCGCTCTACCTACTTGCTTGATTTCTCGTGTTTTCGCCCTTCAAATGAGTACAAG GTTTCTAAAGCAGAGTTCATTGAGTTGGCAAAAAGATCAGGGAATTTCAATGACACTGCCATCAAATTTCAAGAACAGGTTCTTAAGAAATCTGGTATAGGAGATGAAACCTACTTGCCAAAAGGAGTTTTTCGCCCCGGCTACACATCATCATTGAAAGATGGCAGAGAAGAGTTATCCCTAGTGATGTTTGGTGCAATTAAGGATCTTCTTGTAACCACAAAAGTAAAACCAAAAGATATCAAAATTCTAATAGTAAACTGTGGAATACTAAACACAACACCATCAATCTCATCAATGGTTATAAACCATTTCAAGCTTAGATCTGATATACATAGCTTTAACCTTGGTGGAATGGGTTGTGCTGCTGGAATCACAGCCATTGATTTAGCTAAAGACCTTCTTGATGCTTATCCAAGATCTTATGCATTAGTAGTTAGCACAGAAGCTGTTAGCTATTCATGGTATAGTGGCAATGACTCTGACATGCTTATTCCTAATTGCTTCTTTAGAATGGGAGCTGCAGCCATCATGCTCTCGAATTTTCGCCTTGATAGATGGCGCGCCAAGTATGAACTCAAACAG CTGGTTAGAACTCATAAAGGAATCGACAACAAAAGTTACAAAAGCATACATCAAAGAGAAGATAAAGAAGGAAAGAAAGGACTTTCAATAAGCAAAGATGTCATAGAAATTGGAGGACATGCATTAAAAGCCAACATTACAACACTTGGACCACTAGTACTACCTGTTTCTGAACAACTTCATTTCTTCACAAATTTACTTttcaagaagaagaaatcaAAGCCATATATTCCTGATTTCAAGCTAGCTTTTGAGCATGTATGTGCATTGGCAACAAGCAAGAAAGTGTTGGATGAAATTCAAAAGAATTTGGAGCTTACAGAAGAGTACATGGAAGCATCAAGGAAAACATTGGAGAGATTTGGTAACACTTCTAGTAGTAGTAATTGGTATGAACTTGCTTATCTTGAGTTCAACAAAAGGATAAAAAAAGGTGATAGAGTTTGTCAAATAGCTTTTGGGTCTGGATTCATGTGTAATAGTGTTGTTTGGAAAGCACTTAGGAATGTTGGTAAACCTAAACAAAGTCCTTGGATTGAGGATGAAAATTGA
- the LOC123908502 gene encoding uncharacterized protein LOC123908502, translating to MKITSVSFLTRKTTRFLSIDSVESEEQSYDTSVDDIEFNFLDVGETIANARGINDHDQCHNSLELDLDDDDHEDKDETDVNEKDRCFWDTQHQGLQTNVYRTSSLETKIRNATKEAIKEIESSAERVCVCSTKISGTSCRICLLREVSKRLQKVGFNSAICKTKWRSSLDIPSGEHTFLDVRENTNTKKGEVRVMIEVNFKAEFEMAKGSDEYKKLIKKLPEIFVGKEERLSNLIKILCIAAKKCMKDKKMHMGPWRKQKYMEAKWLGPCERNTSTTSNSIGYAERIITKPKFKASLLTVDLLEKLPTLHCTAVKVL from the exons atgaaaatcacCAGTGTTTCTTTTTTGACCAGAAAAACCACTAGGTTTCTGTCGATTGATAGTGTCGAATCCGAAGAACAATCTTACGATACTAGTGTTGATGATATCGAGTTTAATTTTCTTGACGTTGGTGAAACTATAGCAAATGCTCGTGGTATTAATGATCATGATCAATGTCATAATTCACTTGAATTGGAtttggatgatgatgatcatgAAGACAAAGATGAGACTGATGTTAACGAGAAAGATCGATGCTTTTGGGACACCCAACATCAAGGCTTGCAG ACAAATGTATATAGAACAAGTTCTTTGGAGACAAAGATAAGGAATGCCACCAAAGAAGCGATTAAGGAAATAGAAAGTTCAGCTGAAAGAGTGTGTGTTTGCAGCACAAAGATTAGTGGCACTAGTTGCAGAATCTGCTTATTGAGGGAGGTTTCTAAGAGGCTTCAAAAAGTTGGGTTCAATAGTGCTATTTGCAAAACTAAATGGAGAAGTTCATTGGATATTCCATCTG GGGAACACACATTTTTGGATGTAAGAGAAAACACAAATACAAAGAAAGGTGAAGTAAGAGTGATGATAGAGGTGAATTTCAAAGCTGAATTTGAGATGGCAAAGGGAAGTGATGAATACAAGAAACTAATCAAGAAGCTACCAGAAATATTTGTTGGAAAAGAAGAGAGATTAAGCAACTTAATAAAAATCTTATGCATTGCAGCCAAAAAATGCATGAAggataaaaaaatgcatatggGGCCATGGAGGAAGCAAAAGTACATGGAAGCTAAATGGTTAGGTCCATGTGAAAGGAACACTTCAACAACTTCTAATTCAATAGGATATGCTGAAAGGATCATaacaaaaccaaaattcaaaGCATCATTGTTGACTGTTGATTTATTGGAGAAGCTTCCTACATTGCATTGCACAGCTGTTAAGGTTTTGTGA